A genome region from Columba livia isolate bColLiv1 breed racing homer chromosome 2, bColLiv1.pat.W.v2, whole genome shotgun sequence includes the following:
- the ANKRD28 gene encoding serine/threonine-protein phosphatase 6 regulatory ankyrin repeat subunit A isoform X3, which translates to MVSLLLSRGANINAFDKKDRRAIHWAAYMGHIEVVKLLVAHGAEVTCKDKKSYTPLHAAASSGMISVVKYLLDLGVDMNEPNAYGNTPLHVACYNGQDVVVNELIDCGANVNQMNEKGFTPLHFAAASTHGALCLELLVCNGADVNMKSKDGKTPLHMTAIHGRFSRSQTIIQNGAEIDCEDKNGNTPLHIAARYGHELLINTLITSGADTAKRGIHGMFPLHLAALSGFSDCCRKLLSSGFDIDTPDDFGRTCLHAAAAGGNLECLNLLLNTGADFNKKDRFGRTPLHYAAANCNYQCLFALVGSGASVNDLDERGCTPLHYAAASDTDGKCLEYLLRNDANPGIRDKQGYNAVHYSAAYGHRLCLELIASETPLDVLMETSGTDMLNDSDNRAPISPLHLAAYHGHHQALEVLVQSLLDLDVRNNNGRTPLDLAAFKGHVECVDVLINQGASILVKDYVVKRTPIHAAATNGHSECLRLLIGNAEPQNAVDIQDGNGQTPLMLSVLNGHTDCVYSLLNKGANVDAKDKWGRTALHRGAVTGHEECVEALLQHGAKSLLRDCRGRTPIHLSAACGHIGVLGALLQSATSVDAVPAIADNHGYTSLHWACYNGHDSCVELLLEQEVFQKMEGNSFSPLHCAVINDNEGAAEMLIDTLGAGIVNSTDSKGRTPLHAAAFTDHVECLQLLLSHNAQVNAVDSSGKTPLMMAAENGQTNTVEVLVSSAKADLTLQDSSKNTALHLACSKGHETSALLILEKITDRNLINATNAALQTPLHVAARNGLTVVVQELLGKGASVLAVDENGYTPALACAPNKDVADCLALILATMMPVSSSSTLPSLTFNAINHYTNTSKTVTFDSLPIMRSDHSSYCTFNNIGREDGYPYTEEDELNDSDSETY; encoded by the exons ATGGTCAGCTTACTGTTGTCTAGAGGGGCCAATATTAATGCATTTGACAAGAAAGACAGGCGAGCTATACATTGGGCAGCATATATGG GTCATATTGAAGTTGTGAAATTACTTGTGGCCCATGGGGCTGAAGTGACATGCAAAGACAAGAAATCATATACACCCTTACATGCTGCAGCATCTAGTGGGATGATCAGTGTGGTCAAATATCTTCTAGATCTTGGAGTTGAT aTGAATGAACCAAATGCCTATGGAAATACACCCCTCCATGTAGCTTGCTACAATGGGCAAGATGTTGTAGTGAACGAACTCATAGACTGCGGTGCTAATGTAAATCAAATGAATGAGAAAGGTTTTACACCTTTGCACTTCGCTGCTGCATCAACACATGGAGCATTGTGTTTAGAGCTTTTGGTCTGTAACGGAGCAGATGTGAATATGAAG agtaAAGATGGGAAAACACCTTTGCACATGACAGCAATCCATGGTAGATTTTCAAGATCTCAAACCATCATTCAAAATG GAGCTGAAATAGACTGTGAAGATAAGAATGGAAATACTCCTTTGCACATAGCAGCTAGATATGGCCATGAGCTATTAATCAACACTCTGATTACGAGTGGTGCTGACACTGCAAA GCGGGGTATACATGGGATGTTTCCTCTCCATTTGGCAGCATTAAGTGGATTTTCAGACTGCTGCAGAAAGCTCCTCTCATCAG GTTTTGACATTGACACACCAGATGACTTTGGCAGGACTTGTCTTcatgcagctgcagctggagg GAATCTGGAGTGCCTAAATCTTCTACTAAATACTGGTGCAGACTTCAACAAAAAGGACCGATTTGGAAG AACTCCACTCCATTATGCTGCTGCCAATTGTAATTATCAGTGCCTGTTTGCCCTGGTGGGATCTGGAGCTAGTGTGAACGACCTGGATGAGAGGGGTTGTACACCCCTGCACTATGCAGCTGCATCAGACACAGATGGAAA GTGCCTGGAATACTTGCTAAGAAATGATGCCAATCCGGGGATCCGAGACAAACAAGGATACAATGCAGTTCATTATTCAGCTGCTTATGGTCATCGCTTATGTCTTGAATTG attGCAAGTGAAACGCCTCTAGATGTT CTAATGGAAACATCAGGTACTGACATGCTGAATGATTCAGACAACAGAGCGCCTATAAGTCCACTGCATCTGGCT GCCTATCATGGCCACCATCAAGCTCTGGAAGTGCTGGTACAGTCACTGCTGGACCTGGATGTGAGGAATAACAACGGAAGGACACCACTGGATCTTGCTGCCTTTAAGGGACACGTGGAATGTGTAGACGTGCTCATTAATCAGGGGGCATCGATCTTGGTGAAAGATTATGTTGTAAAGAGGACACCAATACATGCAGCAG CTACAAATGGTCACTCAGAATGTTTGCGGCTATTGATAGGAAATGCAGAACCACAGAATGCAGTGGACATTCAAGATGGAAATGGACA GACACCTCTGATGTTGTCAGTTCTCAATGGACACACTGACTGCGTTTATTCACTCCTTAACAAAGGGGCAAATGTAGATGCCAAAGATAAGTGGGGAAGGACAGCATTACATAGAGGG gCAGTTACTGGGCATGAGGAATGTGTGGAAGCATTGCTACAACATGGTGCTAAGTCCTTATTACGAGACTGTAGGGGACGAACCCCTATACACTTGTCAGCCGCATGTGGGCATATAGGTGTTCTAGGAGCTCTCCTGCAGTCAGCTACATCTGTGGATGCAGTACCTGCAATAGCGGACAATCATGGCTATACATCACTGCATTGGGCCTGCTATAAtg GTCATGACAGTTGTGTAGAGCTCCTCCTGGAACAGgaagtttttcagaaaatggaaGGAAACTCTTTCAGTCCATTGCATTGTGCTGT GATAAATGACAATGAAGGTGCTGCAGAAATGCTAATTGACACACTTGGTGCGGGTATTGTAAATTCAACAGATTCGAAAGGAAG AACTCCTCTTCATGCAGCGGCTTTTACAGATCACGTTGAGTGTCTACAGCTCCTGCTCAGTCACAATGCTCAAGTAAATGCTGTAGATTCTTCTGGGAAAACGCCTTTAATGATGGCTGCAGAAAACGGACAGACAAATACAGTTG aggtgctggttAGCAGTGCTAAGGCTGACCTGACTTTGCAAGACAGTTCTAAGAACACAGCACTCCACTTGGCTTGCAGCAAG GGTCATGAAACTAGTGCCTTGTTAATACTGGAGAAGATTACGGATAGAAACCTCATCAATGCCACCAATGCAGCCTTGCAAAC ACCTCTGCACGTTGCTGCTCGGAATGGACTAACAGTGGTAGTTCAAGAGCTTTTAGGGAAGGGAGCAAGCGTACTTGCTGTAGATGAAAATG GTTACACACCAGCGTTGGCCTGCGCGCCCAACAAGGACGTGGCTGATTGCCTGGCTCTCATCCTGGCCACGATGATGCCTGTTTCGTCGAGCAGCACGTTACCTTCCCTGACGTTCAATGCCATTAATCATTACACCAACACCTCAAAAACTGTCACCTTCGATTCCCTGCCAATCATGAGGAGTGACCATAGCTCTTACTGTACTTTCAACAACATTGGCAGGGAAGATGGCTACCCCTATACAGAAGAAGACGAACTCAATGACTCAGATTCTGAGACCTATTAG
- the ANKRD28 gene encoding serine/threonine-protein phosphatase 6 regulatory ankyrin repeat subunit A isoform X2, whose product MVFLKLREQPPLVQAIFNGDPDEVRALIFKKEDVNFQDNEKRTPLHAAAYLGDAEIIELLILSGARVNAKDSKWLTPLHRAVASCSEDAVQVLLKHSADVNARDKNWQTPLHIAAANKAVKCAEALVPLLSNVNVSDRAGRTALHHAAFSGHAEMVSLLLSRGANINAFDKKDRRAIHWAAYMGHIEVVKLLVAHGAEVTCKDKKSYTPLHAAASSGMISVVKYLLDLGVDMNEPNAYGNTPLHVACYNGQDVVVNELIDCGANVNQMNEKGFTPLHFAAASTHGALCLELLVCNGADVNMKSKDGKTPLHMTAIHGRFSRSQTIIQNGAEIDCEDKNGNTPLHIAARYGHELLINTLITSGADTAKRGIHGMFPLHLAALSGFSDCCRKLLSSGFDIDTPDDFGRTCLHAAAAGGNLECLNLLLNTGADFNKKDRFGRTPLHYAAANCNYQCLFALVGSGASVNDLDERGCTPLHYAAASDTDGKCLEYLLRNDANPGIRDKQGYNAVHYSAAYGHRLCLELIASETPLDVLMETSGTDMLNDSDNRAPISPLHLAAYHGHHQALEVLVQSLLDLDVRNNNGRTPLDLAAFKGHVECVDVLINQGASILVKDYVVKRTPIHAAATNGHSECLRLLIGNAEPQNAVDIQDGNGQTPLMLSVLNGHTDCVYSLLNKGANVDAKDKWGRTALHRGAVTGHEECVEALLQHGAKSLLRDCRGRTPIHLSAACGHIGVLGALLQSATSVDAVPAIADNHGYTSLHWACYNGHDSCVELLLEQEVFQKMEGNSFSPLHCAVINDNEGAAEMLIDTLGAGIVNSTDSKGRTPLHAAAFTDHVECLQLLLSHNAQVNAVDSSGKTPLMMAAENGQTNTVEVLVSSAKADLTLQDSSKNTALHLACSKGHETSALLILEKITDRNLINATNAALQTPLHVAARNGLTVVVQELLGKGASVLAVDENGYTPALACAPNKDVADCLALILATMMPVSSSSTLPSLTFNAINHYTNTSKTVTFDSLPIMRSDHSSYCTFNNIGREDGYPYTEEDELNDSDSETY is encoded by the exons GACGCTGTTCAGGTGCTGTTAAAGCATTCAGCAGATGTCAATGCTCGTGACAAAAACTGGCAGACACCTCTACATATAGCAGCGGCAAACAAAGCTGTGAAATGTGCTGAAGCTTTGGTGCCTCTCCTGAGCAATGTAAATGTGTCTGATCGAGCAGGCAGGACGGCCTTGCATCATGCAGCCTTCAGTGGACATGCTGAG ATGGTCAGCTTACTGTTGTCTAGAGGGGCCAATATTAATGCATTTGACAAGAAAGACAGGCGAGCTATACATTGGGCAGCATATATGG GTCATATTGAAGTTGTGAAATTACTTGTGGCCCATGGGGCTGAAGTGACATGCAAAGACAAGAAATCATATACACCCTTACATGCTGCAGCATCTAGTGGGATGATCAGTGTGGTCAAATATCTTCTAGATCTTGGAGTTGAT aTGAATGAACCAAATGCCTATGGAAATACACCCCTCCATGTAGCTTGCTACAATGGGCAAGATGTTGTAGTGAACGAACTCATAGACTGCGGTGCTAATGTAAATCAAATGAATGAGAAAGGTTTTACACCTTTGCACTTCGCTGCTGCATCAACACATGGAGCATTGTGTTTAGAGCTTTTGGTCTGTAACGGAGCAGATGTGAATATGAAG agtaAAGATGGGAAAACACCTTTGCACATGACAGCAATCCATGGTAGATTTTCAAGATCTCAAACCATCATTCAAAATG GAGCTGAAATAGACTGTGAAGATAAGAATGGAAATACTCCTTTGCACATAGCAGCTAGATATGGCCATGAGCTATTAATCAACACTCTGATTACGAGTGGTGCTGACACTGCAAA GCGGGGTATACATGGGATGTTTCCTCTCCATTTGGCAGCATTAAGTGGATTTTCAGACTGCTGCAGAAAGCTCCTCTCATCAG GTTTTGACATTGACACACCAGATGACTTTGGCAGGACTTGTCTTcatgcagctgcagctggagg GAATCTGGAGTGCCTAAATCTTCTACTAAATACTGGTGCAGACTTCAACAAAAAGGACCGATTTGGAAG AACTCCACTCCATTATGCTGCTGCCAATTGTAATTATCAGTGCCTGTTTGCCCTGGTGGGATCTGGAGCTAGTGTGAACGACCTGGATGAGAGGGGTTGTACACCCCTGCACTATGCAGCTGCATCAGACACAGATGGAAA GTGCCTGGAATACTTGCTAAGAAATGATGCCAATCCGGGGATCCGAGACAAACAAGGATACAATGCAGTTCATTATTCAGCTGCTTATGGTCATCGCTTATGTCTTGAATTG attGCAAGTGAAACGCCTCTAGATGTT CTAATGGAAACATCAGGTACTGACATGCTGAATGATTCAGACAACAGAGCGCCTATAAGTCCACTGCATCTGGCT GCCTATCATGGCCACCATCAAGCTCTGGAAGTGCTGGTACAGTCACTGCTGGACCTGGATGTGAGGAATAACAACGGAAGGACACCACTGGATCTTGCTGCCTTTAAGGGACACGTGGAATGTGTAGACGTGCTCATTAATCAGGGGGCATCGATCTTGGTGAAAGATTATGTTGTAAAGAGGACACCAATACATGCAGCAG CTACAAATGGTCACTCAGAATGTTTGCGGCTATTGATAGGAAATGCAGAACCACAGAATGCAGTGGACATTCAAGATGGAAATGGACA GACACCTCTGATGTTGTCAGTTCTCAATGGACACACTGACTGCGTTTATTCACTCCTTAACAAAGGGGCAAATGTAGATGCCAAAGATAAGTGGGGAAGGACAGCATTACATAGAGGG gCAGTTACTGGGCATGAGGAATGTGTGGAAGCATTGCTACAACATGGTGCTAAGTCCTTATTACGAGACTGTAGGGGACGAACCCCTATACACTTGTCAGCCGCATGTGGGCATATAGGTGTTCTAGGAGCTCTCCTGCAGTCAGCTACATCTGTGGATGCAGTACCTGCAATAGCGGACAATCATGGCTATACATCACTGCATTGGGCCTGCTATAAtg GTCATGACAGTTGTGTAGAGCTCCTCCTGGAACAGgaagtttttcagaaaatggaaGGAAACTCTTTCAGTCCATTGCATTGTGCTGT GATAAATGACAATGAAGGTGCTGCAGAAATGCTAATTGACACACTTGGTGCGGGTATTGTAAATTCAACAGATTCGAAAGGAAG AACTCCTCTTCATGCAGCGGCTTTTACAGATCACGTTGAGTGTCTACAGCTCCTGCTCAGTCACAATGCTCAAGTAAATGCTGTAGATTCTTCTGGGAAAACGCCTTTAATGATGGCTGCAGAAAACGGACAGACAAATACAGTTG aggtgctggttAGCAGTGCTAAGGCTGACCTGACTTTGCAAGACAGTTCTAAGAACACAGCACTCCACTTGGCTTGCAGCAAG GGTCATGAAACTAGTGCCTTGTTAATACTGGAGAAGATTACGGATAGAAACCTCATCAATGCCACCAATGCAGCCTTGCAAAC ACCTCTGCACGTTGCTGCTCGGAATGGACTAACAGTGGTAGTTCAAGAGCTTTTAGGGAAGGGAGCAAGCGTACTTGCTGTAGATGAAAATG GTTACACACCAGCGTTGGCCTGCGCGCCCAACAAGGACGTGGCTGATTGCCTGGCTCTCATCCTGGCCACGATGATGCCTGTTTCGTCGAGCAGCACGTTACCTTCCCTGACGTTCAATGCCATTAATCATTACACCAACACCTCAAAAACTGTCACCTTCGATTCCCTGCCAATCATGAGGAGTGACCATAGCTCTTACTGTACTTTCAACAACATTGGCAGGGAAGATGGCTACCCCTATACAGAAGAAGACGAACTCAATGACTCAGATTCTGAGACCTATTAG
- the ANKRD28 gene encoding serine/threonine-protein phosphatase 6 regulatory ankyrin repeat subunit A isoform X4 — protein sequence MCFCAEKINLLEKEKQGHIEVVKLLVAHGAEVTCKDKKSYTPLHAAASSGMISVVKYLLDLGVDMNEPNAYGNTPLHVACYNGQDVVVNELIDCGANVNQMNEKGFTPLHFAAASTHGALCLELLVCNGADVNMKSKDGKTPLHMTAIHGRFSRSQTIIQNGAEIDCEDKNGNTPLHIAARYGHELLINTLITSGADTAKRGIHGMFPLHLAALSGFSDCCRKLLSSGFDIDTPDDFGRTCLHAAAAGGNLECLNLLLNTGADFNKKDRFGRTPLHYAAANCNYQCLFALVGSGASVNDLDERGCTPLHYAAASDTDGKCLEYLLRNDANPGIRDKQGYNAVHYSAAYGHRLCLELIASETPLDVLMETSGTDMLNDSDNRAPISPLHLAAYHGHHQALEVLVQSLLDLDVRNNNGRTPLDLAAFKGHVECVDVLINQGASILVKDYVVKRTPIHAAATNGHSECLRLLIGNAEPQNAVDIQDGNGQTPLMLSVLNGHTDCVYSLLNKGANVDAKDKWGRTALHRGAVTGHEECVEALLQHGAKSLLRDCRGRTPIHLSAACGHIGVLGALLQSATSVDAVPAIADNHGYTSLHWACYNGHDSCVELLLEQEVFQKMEGNSFSPLHCAVINDNEGAAEMLIDTLGAGIVNSTDSKGRTPLHAAAFTDHVECLQLLLSHNAQVNAVDSSGKTPLMMAAENGQTNTVEVLVSSAKADLTLQDSSKNTALHLACSKGHETSALLILEKITDRNLINATNAALQTPLHVAARNGLTVVVQELLGKGASVLAVDENGYTPALACAPNKDVADCLALILATMMPVSSSSTLPSLTFNAINHYTNTSKTVTFDSLPIMRSDHSSYCTFNNIGREDGYPYTEEDELNDSDSETY from the exons ATGTGCTTTTGTGCTGAGAAAATCAATttgttggaaaaagaaaaacaag GTCATATTGAAGTTGTGAAATTACTTGTGGCCCATGGGGCTGAAGTGACATGCAAAGACAAGAAATCATATACACCCTTACATGCTGCAGCATCTAGTGGGATGATCAGTGTGGTCAAATATCTTCTAGATCTTGGAGTTGAT aTGAATGAACCAAATGCCTATGGAAATACACCCCTCCATGTAGCTTGCTACAATGGGCAAGATGTTGTAGTGAACGAACTCATAGACTGCGGTGCTAATGTAAATCAAATGAATGAGAAAGGTTTTACACCTTTGCACTTCGCTGCTGCATCAACACATGGAGCATTGTGTTTAGAGCTTTTGGTCTGTAACGGAGCAGATGTGAATATGAAG agtaAAGATGGGAAAACACCTTTGCACATGACAGCAATCCATGGTAGATTTTCAAGATCTCAAACCATCATTCAAAATG GAGCTGAAATAGACTGTGAAGATAAGAATGGAAATACTCCTTTGCACATAGCAGCTAGATATGGCCATGAGCTATTAATCAACACTCTGATTACGAGTGGTGCTGACACTGCAAA GCGGGGTATACATGGGATGTTTCCTCTCCATTTGGCAGCATTAAGTGGATTTTCAGACTGCTGCAGAAAGCTCCTCTCATCAG GTTTTGACATTGACACACCAGATGACTTTGGCAGGACTTGTCTTcatgcagctgcagctggagg GAATCTGGAGTGCCTAAATCTTCTACTAAATACTGGTGCAGACTTCAACAAAAAGGACCGATTTGGAAG AACTCCACTCCATTATGCTGCTGCCAATTGTAATTATCAGTGCCTGTTTGCCCTGGTGGGATCTGGAGCTAGTGTGAACGACCTGGATGAGAGGGGTTGTACACCCCTGCACTATGCAGCTGCATCAGACACAGATGGAAA GTGCCTGGAATACTTGCTAAGAAATGATGCCAATCCGGGGATCCGAGACAAACAAGGATACAATGCAGTTCATTATTCAGCTGCTTATGGTCATCGCTTATGTCTTGAATTG attGCAAGTGAAACGCCTCTAGATGTT CTAATGGAAACATCAGGTACTGACATGCTGAATGATTCAGACAACAGAGCGCCTATAAGTCCACTGCATCTGGCT GCCTATCATGGCCACCATCAAGCTCTGGAAGTGCTGGTACAGTCACTGCTGGACCTGGATGTGAGGAATAACAACGGAAGGACACCACTGGATCTTGCTGCCTTTAAGGGACACGTGGAATGTGTAGACGTGCTCATTAATCAGGGGGCATCGATCTTGGTGAAAGATTATGTTGTAAAGAGGACACCAATACATGCAGCAG CTACAAATGGTCACTCAGAATGTTTGCGGCTATTGATAGGAAATGCAGAACCACAGAATGCAGTGGACATTCAAGATGGAAATGGACA GACACCTCTGATGTTGTCAGTTCTCAATGGACACACTGACTGCGTTTATTCACTCCTTAACAAAGGGGCAAATGTAGATGCCAAAGATAAGTGGGGAAGGACAGCATTACATAGAGGG gCAGTTACTGGGCATGAGGAATGTGTGGAAGCATTGCTACAACATGGTGCTAAGTCCTTATTACGAGACTGTAGGGGACGAACCCCTATACACTTGTCAGCCGCATGTGGGCATATAGGTGTTCTAGGAGCTCTCCTGCAGTCAGCTACATCTGTGGATGCAGTACCTGCAATAGCGGACAATCATGGCTATACATCACTGCATTGGGCCTGCTATAAtg GTCATGACAGTTGTGTAGAGCTCCTCCTGGAACAGgaagtttttcagaaaatggaaGGAAACTCTTTCAGTCCATTGCATTGTGCTGT GATAAATGACAATGAAGGTGCTGCAGAAATGCTAATTGACACACTTGGTGCGGGTATTGTAAATTCAACAGATTCGAAAGGAAG AACTCCTCTTCATGCAGCGGCTTTTACAGATCACGTTGAGTGTCTACAGCTCCTGCTCAGTCACAATGCTCAAGTAAATGCTGTAGATTCTTCTGGGAAAACGCCTTTAATGATGGCTGCAGAAAACGGACAGACAAATACAGTTG aggtgctggttAGCAGTGCTAAGGCTGACCTGACTTTGCAAGACAGTTCTAAGAACACAGCACTCCACTTGGCTTGCAGCAAG GGTCATGAAACTAGTGCCTTGTTAATACTGGAGAAGATTACGGATAGAAACCTCATCAATGCCACCAATGCAGCCTTGCAAAC ACCTCTGCACGTTGCTGCTCGGAATGGACTAACAGTGGTAGTTCAAGAGCTTTTAGGGAAGGGAGCAAGCGTACTTGCTGTAGATGAAAATG GTTACACACCAGCGTTGGCCTGCGCGCCCAACAAGGACGTGGCTGATTGCCTGGCTCTCATCCTGGCCACGATGATGCCTGTTTCGTCGAGCAGCACGTTACCTTCCCTGACGTTCAATGCCATTAATCATTACACCAACACCTCAAAAACTGTCACCTTCGATTCCCTGCCAATCATGAGGAGTGACCATAGCTCTTACTGTACTTTCAACAACATTGGCAGGGAAGATGGCTACCCCTATACAGAAGAAGACGAACTCAATGACTCAGATTCTGAGACCTATTAG